TAATTTTTCATCATCAGAATGTAAAAGTACTTTTGCATCTAATGAGTTTCCAATAATTCTGTCTTGACCTTGTCTAGCTTTTTCTAAAACTTTGTTAGCTTCTTTTCTAACTTTTATGATTTCTGTCCATTTTTTATCTAGTTCTGGATTTAAGTATTGGTCATTATTTTCATACCAGTTAGTTAATAATACAGATTCTGCATCTTTTAATGCTTCTGGAAGTGTTCCCCAGATTTCTTCAGCTGTAAATGAAAGAATTGGAGCAATCATCTTAGTTAATGTTACTAAAATCTCAGTCATAACAGTTTGTGCAGATCTTCTAGCAAGTGAGTTTGTTCCTTCTGTATATAATCTATCTTTAATAATATCTAGATAGAATGCAGACATGTCAACACCTGCAAAATAGTGAATATCTTGGAAAAGATTATAGAATTCAAATTTATCATAATTTTCTGTAACTTTTCTCTTTAATACTTCAAGTTTATTTAATGCCCATTTATCAATTTCATGAAGTTCTTTATAATCAACTTTATCTAAAGCTGGATCAAAGTCATTACTATTTCCTAAAATATATCTAGCTGTATTTCTTACTCTTCTATAAGCTTCAGCCATTTGTTTTAAGATATTATCAGAAATCTTAACGTCTTCTCTGTAGTCTACTGATGCACACCATAATCTAAGAATATCTGCACCATATACTTTTATTACATCAGCAGGAACTACAACGTTTCCAAGTGATTTAGACATTTTCTTACCTTCACCATCGTTTACAAATCCATGTGTTAAAATTCTCTTATATGGAGCATCATGAGTAGAACCAATTGATGTTAAAAGTGATGTTTGGAACCATCCTCTGTGTTGATCTGATCCTTCTAAGTATAGATCTGCTGGTCTATGTAATAGATTTCCTCTTGTTTCAAGTACTGCTCTATGAGAAACTCCAGAATCAAACCAAACGTCCATAATATTTGTTTCTTTTCTTAAAGTTGCACCTTTAAGGTTTAATTTTTCAAGAAGTTCTTCTCCTATTAATTCTTCAGGAGTGTGAGTTAGCCATGCAGCTGATCCTTCTTTTTTAACAAATTCAATTACTCTTGCTAATATTTCTTTATTAAAGATTTCTTTTCCAGTTTCTTCGTTATAGAACACAGGAATTGGTACTCCCCATACTCTCTGTCTTGAGATACACCAGTCAGGTCTTGTTTCTAGCATAGATCCTATTCTATTTCTACCCCAAGCTGGAATAAATTCTACGTTGTCTAATGCTTTTAATGCTCTATCTCTTAAATCTGATCCTTCTGCTTTTACGAACCATTGTTCAGTAGCTCTGAAGATTACTGGAGTTTTAGATCTCCAGTCATGAGGATATGAGTGAGTAATTTCTTTAAGTTTTAATAGGTGTTCAGTTTCTGTTAAATGAGCTACTATAGCCTTGTTAGCTTTTAAGTAGAACATACCAGCAAATTGTCCTGCTTCTTCAGTTAATACCCCTTTATTGTTGATAGGAGAGATAACTGGCATTCCATATCTAGTTCCAACTACATAGTCATCTTGTCCATGTCCAGGAGCTGTATGTACACAACCTGTACCTGCATCAGCAGTTACGTGAGTTCCTAAAATAATTGTTCCAGTTCTTTCTAAGAATGGATGCTCATAAGTAGTTCTTTCAATATCTGATCCTACAAACTCTTTTATTAATTCAAAGTTTTCTATTCCAATCTCTTTAAATGCTTGTTCAGCAAGATCTTTACATAGAATTAGATTTCCTTTTTCTGTTTTATATACTCCATATTCGAAGTTTGGATTTAATGAAATTGCAACGTTTGCAGGAAGTGTCCAAGGAGTTGTTGTCCAAATTACAACCCATACTTCTTCATTCATTCCAAGTTTTTCCATTAAATCTTTATTTCCCTTCATTTTTACATAGATTGAAGGTGAAGTTACATTTTTATATTCAATTTCAGCTTCTGCAAGTGCAGTTTCTGTTACTGGTGACCAGTAAATTGGTTTTAACCCTTTGAAAATATATCCATTTTCATAAAGTTCTCCAAATACTTCAAGTTGTTTTGCTTCATATTCAGGTCTTAAAGTTAGATATGGATTATCCCAGTCTCCTAGTACTCCTAATCTTACAAATCCTTCTTTTTGAGTTTCTACCCATTTAAGAGCATACTCAGTACAAAGTTTTCTAATTTGTAATGCATCCATCTCTTTAGCTTTTTCTCCAAGCTTTTCTGTAACTTTTAACTCAATTGGTAACCCGTGAGTATCCCATCCAGGTACATATGGAGCGTTAAATCCGTTTAATCTTTTGTATTTTAAAATAATATCTTTTAATATCTTATTTAAAGCATGTCCTATATGTATATTTCCATTTGCATATGGTGGTCCATCATGCAATATGAAACTTTTAGTTCCTTTGTTTAATCCTTTTTCATAGATGTTGTCTTCTTGCCATTTTTTGATGATTTTTGGTTCCTTGTTAGGAAGATTTGCCCTCATCTGAAAACTAGTTTTCGGAAGATTAAGGGTAGCTCCATAATCCTTTTCACTCATTATATAATCTCCTCCTTGTATATATTTAAAGTTATTTTTACGTCTGTTCCTTCATTTAATCTTGACGAATATTTTATTACTCCATGGTGGTCTTTTATAATTCTTGATACTATTGAAAGCCCTAATCCTGGAGCATTTTGATTATAACCAACAAATGGTTCAAAAATATTTGTAAGCTGATCCTGTGTCATTCCTTTACCATTGTCAATTATATTTATTTTTATTTTATCTATATTTTTTTCTTTTGTCACTATAATATTTATTTTTTTATTGTCATCTGCTTTTCCTTCAAATGATTCCTTAGCATTTTTTATAATCTCATAGAAAGCTCTTTTTAGTCTTGATCTATTTCCAAGTACCATTCCATTGTAGTTGATAAATGTGGAAATATTTACTCCTGCTGCTGCAAGAGCAGGTTCAAGTTCATCTATAAGTTCATAAAAAAGTTTCTCTATATCTATTATCTCAAGAGGGTTATTTTTCTTAACAGTTACATACTCATTAAGAATCTCTTTTTCACGCCTCAATTTACTTATCTCATTTTTTATCTCCTGAATCTGAATTTTTAAGAATGCATTATTATAATCATACTCATACATTCTCTCCATAAATTCAAGCATCTTTTCAAATGAAAGCTCTCTACCATTGAAAAATCTGTCTACTAATTTACCAATAGTTGCAGTTCTTTCATAATCTATTTTTTCTTCTTCAAGAGTTTTGTTTTTTATACGGATAGATATATTTAAAAATAGTAAAGTTAAAAGTTCTATCTCTTCCTGGCTTATTATGTTATCTTTTCCATAATAGTCAACCACTATACATCCATAATTTCTTACTTCACTATATATTGGCATTATTAAAAAGTTCTTTATTCCAAGACTCTTAAAAAGATCATTTCCAAGAGTATATTTATACCCTTTTTCATTATAAGATATAATTCTTTTCTCAATAAGTGCCTTTGCTATAAGATTTTCACTTTTAAAAGGTATTTTAATCAGATGAATCAGTTTATCAAGTTCTTCTATCTGGAACTTAAATCCACCGGTATTATCATCACTATTAAAAGCTTCCTTTTTAACTTTATTATTTACTACAGAAAGTTCCCCTACCATAGTATCTATCTCTCTACTATATCTAAAATACATAGCTCTACTATAACCAAGTCCCATCTCTGAAGTAAGAGCATGAAGTATCTCTTTTACGGTAACATTCATATCATCTTCTATTTGAATACTCATCAGTATTTTTTCAATAGCATCGATTCTTTTTAAAGTTCCCATAAGTTTTCTGTTTTTATTTACAGATTGTTGCTGATTTTCTCTTATATCTGCTGCCATCTGGTTAAATGTCTTAGAGAGAGTTCTCATTTCATCTACACCTTCAGGTTTTACATTTATCTTATAGTTTCCCTTACTTACCTCTTCTGCTGCTGCCACTATTCTTGATAGTGGCTCTAAAAGTCTACTGAAAAGTTTTGCTGAGATAGTTGTACTTATTGTTACAAATAATAGAACTATAAAAATTACAGAGAGTGAAACAATTATCTTCATTATCTCTATATTTTCATAGTATATTCCAATACCCATACTTCCTATATAATCGATATTATAATTATATAAATCACTTAAGACAATATAATAGGTATCATTATTTACTTTTCTCTTTTTATAAAGGTAGTTATATCCTCTTTTAGTAAATGGATTTTCCTCTTTTCTCAAATTCAGACTATCGTCATCAATATGAGCAAAAGTTCCATATTTATATTTATCACCAACTAAAAGGAATATCTTATCCTGTTCATTTAACCCTGCTAAAATTCCAAGTTCCTTAAGAATTGGAAGATTCATAGGCAAAGTTAAAAGAATATAATGTCTTTTTCCAGAGTTAACACCATATTTTACTATTATTCTTGTATAAATGTCATCATCAACCTTCGAAAAATAGCTTGTCTTTATATTACTGTCAGCATTAGAAAGATTTCTTCTAAAATTACTTTTATCTATTTTAGAACTATGATTTGCATCACTTGCCTCTCCCAATACATTTCCTTCGTCATCTACAATTGAAACAATTGATTCTGAATAAAGTTTTTTATCTATTTTTACCAATTGATTTTTTATTATGTCAGCTCTTTGTGTGTAAGTATATTTATTGTGAGATGAGTTGTCTTCTATTTCAGGAATATTTCTAATAATTCTATTAAGATCATCTTTAGCTCTTAATATTTCACCATTATAGGCTCTATTTACAAGAGAGATCTTATCCCTTGCTGAATCTATAACTTTCATCTCTATATTTTGAAAAGCTATAAATGTCAAGAATAGAGCAACTGTAATTGATGCAACTATTATTGCTATATTATTGTAAAATACCATCCTGACTAGAAGAGAATTTTTACTTATTTTCATCGCACTACTTCTCCTTCTTAGTTAATGCTACTCTTTCCCTTTCTTTATCTATATCTTTAATTCTTACTTTTATAATCTGTCCTACTGATAACACTTTACTTGGATCATCTATAAATTTATTTGAAATCTCAGAAATATGAAGTAAAGC
Above is a window of Fusobacterium sp. DD2 DNA encoding:
- a CDS encoding sensor histidine kinase, translating into MKISKNSLLVRMVFYNNIAIIVASITVALFLTFIAFQNIEMKVIDSARDKISLVNRAYNGEILRAKDDLNRIIRNIPEIEDNSSHNKYTYTQRADIIKNQLVKIDKKLYSESIVSIVDDEGNVLGEASDANHSSKIDKSNFRRNLSNADSNIKTSYFSKVDDDIYTRIIVKYGVNSGKRHYILLTLPMNLPILKELGILAGLNEQDKIFLLVGDKYKYGTFAHIDDDSLNLRKEENPFTKRGYNYLYKKRKVNNDTYYIVLSDLYNYNIDYIGSMGIGIYYENIEIMKIIVSLSVIFIVLLFVTISTTISAKLFSRLLEPLSRIVAAAEEVSKGNYKINVKPEGVDEMRTLSKTFNQMAADIRENQQQSVNKNRKLMGTLKRIDAIEKILMSIQIEDDMNVTVKEILHALTSEMGLGYSRAMYFRYSREIDTMVGELSVVNNKVKKEAFNSDDNTGGFKFQIEELDKLIHLIKIPFKSENLIAKALIEKRIISYNEKGYKYTLGNDLFKSLGIKNFLIMPIYSEVRNYGCIVVDYYGKDNIISQEEIELLTLLFLNISIRIKNKTLEEEKIDYERTATIGKLVDRFFNGRELSFEKMLEFMERMYEYDYNNAFLKIQIQEIKNEISKLRREKEILNEYVTVKKNNPLEIIDIEKLFYELIDELEPALAAAGVNISTFINYNGMVLGNRSRLKRAFYEIIKNAKESFEGKADDNKKINIIVTKEKNIDKIKINIIDNGKGMTQDQLTNIFEPFVGYNQNAPGLGLSIVSRIIKDHHGVIKYSSRLNEGTDVKITLNIYKEEII
- the ileS gene encoding isoleucine--tRNA ligase gives rise to the protein MSEKDYGATLNLPKTSFQMRANLPNKEPKIIKKWQEDNIYEKGLNKGTKSFILHDGPPYANGNIHIGHALNKILKDIILKYKRLNGFNAPYVPGWDTHGLPIELKVTEKLGEKAKEMDALQIRKLCTEYALKWVETQKEGFVRLGVLGDWDNPYLTLRPEYEAKQLEVFGELYENGYIFKGLKPIYWSPVTETALAEAEIEYKNVTSPSIYVKMKGNKDLMEKLGMNEEVWVVIWTTTPWTLPANVAISLNPNFEYGVYKTEKGNLILCKDLAEQAFKEIGIENFELIKEFVGSDIERTTYEHPFLERTGTIILGTHVTADAGTGCVHTAPGHGQDDYVVGTRYGMPVISPINNKGVLTEEAGQFAGMFYLKANKAIVAHLTETEHLLKLKEITHSYPHDWRSKTPVIFRATEQWFVKAEGSDLRDRALKALDNVEFIPAWGRNRIGSMLETRPDWCISRQRVWGVPIPVFYNEETGKEIFNKEILARVIEFVKKEGSAAWLTHTPEELIGEELLEKLNLKGATLRKETNIMDVWFDSGVSHRAVLETRGNLLHRPADLYLEGSDQHRGWFQTSLLTSIGSTHDAPYKRILTHGFVNDGEGKKMSKSLGNVVVPADVIKVYGADILRLWCASVDYREDVKISDNILKQMAEAYRRVRNTARYILGNSNDFDPALDKVDYKELHEIDKWALNKLEVLKRKVTENYDKFEFYNLFQDIHYFAGVDMSAFYLDIIKDRLYTEGTNSLARRSAQTVMTEILVTLTKMIAPILSFTAEEIWGTLPEALKDAESVLLTNWYENNDQYLNPELDKKWTEIIKVRKEANKVLEKARQGQDRIIGNSLDAKVLLHSDDEKLQEFLKANRERIEMALIVSQLEIVDTIDDTFVKGEEVPELFTKVMHADGEKCERCWKYSTEIGKDADHPTLCPRCASVLKNN